The following proteins come from a genomic window of Nostoc sp. ATCC 53789:
- a CDS encoding alpha/beta hydrolase, with amino-acid sequence MTTVIFVHGTGIREREYNETFQIIEQKIHAQRPDIKVSPCLWGVLGAKFNDNRASVPLEDATLALSQGEEDAEIVLWGQLYRDPLYELRLLSLKPIESGNPWEEPGDVLQSRVASLTPTSQLQAKLQEAGIAEVFEPAREAVIRSEPYNQGLLTVSESDLSEYYAPIARAVVAQAMFISELQEKFPPILTDAQLRDEVVELLTLALGEAELGLVGWLLKPFVELAQYGGTNYVRGNRLELTDKISPMPGDILLYQTRGEKIRAFIQKQIAQAEPPVVLIAHSLGGIACVDLLVQQQLSQVELLVTVGSQAPFLYEINALYSLEYGQLLPEHFPQWLNIYDLRDFLSYVGNKIFPDRVQDVRVDSRQPFPRSHGAYWTNAKTWEAIISRLP; translated from the coding sequence ATGACTACTGTAATATTTGTACATGGCACAGGCATTAGGGAACGAGAATACAACGAAACTTTTCAGATAATTGAGCAAAAGATTCACGCCCAACGTCCTGATATCAAAGTTTCTCCCTGCCTTTGGGGTGTATTAGGTGCAAAGTTCAATGATAATCGGGCATCAGTACCCTTGGAAGATGCGACACTGGCTTTATCTCAAGGAGAAGAAGACGCAGAGATTGTACTGTGGGGGCAATTATACCGCGATCCTTTGTATGAATTACGGCTGTTGTCTTTGAAACCGATTGAGTCAGGAAATCCCTGGGAAGAACCAGGGGATGTTTTACAATCTCGTGTAGCCAGTCTCACTCCGACATCTCAACTGCAAGCTAAGTTGCAAGAGGCGGGAATTGCAGAGGTATTTGAGCCAGCACGAGAGGCGGTTATTCGCAGTGAACCGTATAATCAGGGATTGCTCACAGTTTCCGAATCTGATTTGAGTGAATATTATGCACCAATAGCTAGAGCAGTTGTGGCTCAAGCTATGTTTATTAGCGAACTGCAAGAAAAATTTCCCCCCATACTCACCGATGCCCAATTGCGTGATGAAGTTGTGGAATTGCTGACTCTGGCTTTGGGAGAAGCGGAGTTAGGATTGGTTGGCTGGTTATTAAAGCCATTTGTTGAACTAGCACAGTACGGCGGAACAAATTATGTCAGAGGAAACCGCCTTGAGTTAACTGATAAAATTTCGCCTATGCCTGGTGATATTTTGTTGTATCAGACGCGGGGTGAAAAAATCAGGGCGTTTATCCAAAAACAAATTGCCCAAGCAGAACCGCCAGTGGTTTTAATCGCCCATAGCTTGGGAGGTATCGCTTGTGTAGATTTGCTAGTGCAGCAGCAATTGTCTCAAGTGGAATTATTGGTAACAGTTGGTTCCCAAGCACCATTTTTATATGAGATTAACGCCCTCTACAGCTTAGAATATGGGCAGTTATTACCAGAGCATTTCCCGCAATGGTTGAATATCTACGATTTACGGGATTTTCTCAGTTACGTGGGTAATAAGATTTTTCCTGATAGAGTGCAGGATGTCCGAGTGGATAGCAGACAACCATTTCCCCGTTCCCACGGTGCTTATTGGACAAATGCCAAAACCTGGGAGGCAATTATTTCGAGGTTGCCATAA
- the psbQ gene encoding photosystem II protein PsbQ — MARQRSIFSFVLVLLATFLMSCGGPSASVTPPTYTATQLERIQAYVPEIQAVRDRSDELKTLIQKGDWINVRNFIHGPITEARLHLTYVTSNLLPKDQPAARQITRDLFNDLVKLDKATSASNPLVALNQSQAAFTDIDKFLDLLPKKEEG; from the coding sequence ATGGCGCGTCAACGCTCGATTTTTTCATTTGTTTTAGTATTATTGGCCACATTCCTCATGAGTTGTGGCGGCCCTAGTGCTTCAGTAACACCTCCAACTTACACAGCGACTCAACTTGAAAGAATTCAGGCTTATGTTCCTGAAATTCAGGCTGTGCGCGATCGCTCAGATGAGTTGAAAACCCTGATCCAAAAAGGTGATTGGATCAATGTGCGTAACTTTATACACGGGCCCATAACAGAAGCAAGGCTGCACTTGACTTATGTTACTTCCAACCTTCTGCCCAAAGACCAACCCGCAGCCCGTCAAATAACGCGAGATTTGTTTAACGACCTAGTTAAGCTTGATAAAGCTACTAGTGCTAGCAATCCTCTAGTTGCCTTGAATCAATCCCAGGCTGCTTTCACAGACATTGACAAATTCCTCGATCTGCTTCCTAAAAAAGAAGAGGGTTAA
- a CDS encoding FAD-dependent oxidoreductase, whose translation MNVVIIGSGVVGAAIAYELSLVKGLKITVCDRQPPAQASTGAALGVLMGAISQKIKGKAWQMRQTSIQRYETLIPELEALTGRKIPFNRQGILSLGLEEENLAAWEKLVEIRHSQGWHLEIWDTAKLQNICPQVDCEKITGAVYSPQDRQLDPTALTLALVEAAQQNGVTFKFGVTVLDAQTSPPEFCHQLETTEGKIAADWFVVAAGLGSTPLTAKLNQIIDIRPVLGQALQMRVGHPLGNPDFQPAITGNDVHIVPIGGGDYWVGATVEFPSNGDEIPPNQELLESVRNQAIAFCPELATAKIIRTWSGLRPRPEGRPAPVIGKLPGFSNILLATGHYRNGVLLAPATAYAIREMIISQGIGG comes from the coding sequence ATGAATGTAGTTATTATCGGTTCTGGTGTAGTTGGGGCTGCGATCGCTTACGAACTGAGTCTAGTAAAAGGGCTAAAAATCACAGTTTGCGATCGCCAACCACCAGCCCAAGCTTCCACAGGCGCTGCACTTGGCGTTTTGATGGGCGCAATCAGCCAAAAAATCAAGGGCAAAGCTTGGCAGATGCGACAAACCAGCATCCAACGCTATGAAACTTTGATTCCTGAATTAGAAGCTTTAACAGGTCGCAAAATCCCTTTTAACCGCCAGGGAATTCTCAGTCTTGGTTTGGAAGAGGAGAATTTAGCAGCATGGGAAAAACTTGTAGAAATTCGCCACTCTCAAGGCTGGCATTTAGAAATATGGGATACGGCTAAACTCCAGAATATCTGTCCTCAAGTGGATTGTGAAAAAATTACTGGCGCTGTCTATTCTCCCCAAGATCGTCAACTCGATCCAACTGCTCTCACATTAGCTTTAGTTGAGGCCGCCCAGCAAAACGGTGTAACCTTCAAATTTGGCGTGACTGTTTTGGATGCCCAAACCTCACCACCTGAATTTTGCCATCAACTTGAGACTACAGAAGGAAAAATAGCCGCAGATTGGTTTGTAGTTGCAGCAGGGCTAGGTTCAACACCACTGACGGCAAAACTAAATCAAATAATTGATATCCGCCCTGTGCTAGGGCAAGCGTTGCAAATGCGTGTAGGGCATCCATTAGGCAATCCCGACTTCCAGCCAGCGATAACGGGTAATGATGTCCATATTGTTCCTATAGGCGGCGGAGATTATTGGGTGGGTGCGACAGTAGAATTTCCCAGCAATGGTGATGAGATACCACCAAACCAAGAACTGTTGGAATCTGTTAGAAACCAAGCGATCGCATTTTGTCCAGAATTAGCCACAGCAAAAATTATCCGCACTTGGTCAGGTTTACGTCCCCGTCCTGAAGGTCGTCCAGCACCAGTTATTGGTAAGTTGCCAGGGTTTAGTAACATCCTCTTAGCTACCGGACACTATCGCAACGGCGTTTTACTAGCGCCCGCTACAGCTTATGCGATTCGTGAGATGATTATTTCTCAAGGAATAGGGGGATGA
- a CDS encoding alpha/beta fold hydrolase — MSITEHKINVDSLEWFYRESLPIGRTDLAPVLLLHGLVSQSYSWRNIIPALANQGTRAIAPDWIGYGFSAKPEKRDFAYTPDAFITALEGFVKALELEHFSLVVQGFLGSVGLQYALRHPEQIANLAILNTPISTAAKLPWKIKQMGLPLVGEVMTQDPLLVDRTLEGGSRYRIGDKELDIYRKPFLKSSSSGRSLLSSIRNLQLDSAMTEIESGFKEWQQPILIQWGMLDPWLSVDIAQKFTDLAPNTELIKLNNVGHYPQEHYHEVILEDLLPFVRRKDAH; from the coding sequence GTGTCAATAACAGAACATAAAATCAATGTAGATTCACTGGAATGGTTTTATCGAGAATCTTTACCAATCGGCAGAACTGACTTAGCACCTGTGTTGTTGTTACACGGCTTGGTTTCACAAAGTTACAGTTGGCGTAATATTATACCGGCTCTAGCGAATCAAGGTACAAGAGCGATCGCACCAGATTGGATTGGTTACGGCTTTTCTGCAAAACCAGAAAAACGAGATTTTGCTTATACTCCCGATGCTTTTATCACAGCTTTAGAAGGATTTGTCAAAGCCCTAGAACTTGAACATTTTTCTTTAGTTGTCCAAGGCTTTTTAGGTTCTGTGGGATTGCAATATGCTTTGCGTCATCCAGAACAAATTGCCAACTTAGCTATTTTAAATACACCAATATCAACTGCTGCCAAATTACCCTGGAAAATTAAACAAATGGGTTTACCTTTGGTAGGCGAAGTAATGACTCAAGACCCTTTATTAGTTGATCGAACTCTAGAAGGTGGTAGCCGTTATCGCATAGGAGATAAGGAATTAGATATTTATCGAAAACCATTTTTGAAAAGTTCTTCATCTGGGCGGAGTCTGTTATCAAGTATTCGCAATTTACAGCTTGATTCAGCAATGACCGAAATTGAATCTGGTTTTAAAGAATGGCAACAGCCAATTCTGATTCAATGGGGGATGCTTGACCCTTGGTTATCTGTAGACATTGCCCAAAAATTTACAGATTTAGCACCAAATACCGAATTAATAAAACTTAATAACGTTGGACATTATCCTCAAGAACATTACCACGAGGTGATTTTGGAAGACCTTTTACCCTTTGTGCGTCGTAAAGATGCTCATTGA
- the hemJ gene encoding protoporphyrinogen oxidase HemJ, with the protein MAYSWFKAFHIVGFVVWFAGLFYLVRLFIYHVEANLEPEPAQTILKNQYQIMEKRLYYIITNPGMYVTIAMAIGLVTTEPDVLKEGWLHIKLLFVAILIGYHHYCARLMKKLAVGECGWSGQQLRALNEAPTVMLVAIVLLAVFKNNLPTDIAAWAIFAMIILMAVTIQLYAKKRRQDKEKLTAQIGQPQEQS; encoded by the coding sequence ATGGCTTATTCTTGGTTTAAAGCATTTCATATTGTCGGATTTGTAGTTTGGTTCGCTGGTTTGTTCTACTTAGTACGCCTTTTTATCTATCACGTTGAAGCGAATCTTGAACCTGAGCCAGCGCAAACGATATTGAAAAATCAATATCAAATTATGGAAAAGCGTCTCTACTATATCATCACGAATCCAGGAATGTACGTGACGATCGCAATGGCCATCGGTTTAGTAACCACTGAACCGGACGTTTTAAAAGAGGGCTGGTTACATATAAAACTGCTGTTTGTGGCTATTTTAATTGGTTATCATCATTACTGCGCTCGGCTGATGAAGAAGTTAGCAGTAGGTGAATGTGGCTGGAGTGGTCAGCAATTACGTGCTTTAAATGAAGCACCTACAGTTATGTTAGTAGCGATCGTTCTGCTGGCTGTATTTAAGAATAATCTCCCTACAGATATCGCTGCCTGGGCTATTTTTGCCATGATTATTTTGATGGCAGTCACTATTCAACTTTACGCCAAAAAACGCAGACAAGATAAAGAGAAGCTGACAGCACAGATAGGGCAACCACAAGAACAAAGTTAG
- a CDS encoding peptidoglycan-binding domain-containing protein, which produces MKLQDFLGKDEKWSFDAIAEDEELSRQIQVLLIGLVLLEPPADGKFGPVSVIALKKFQELTKTEESGFLGAVTAKKLIETKIDDLPKPPLKLGNDIASKIVKYMTAKGYQVFTNPKEYNIVYVEGINADWTLNSDTPNEFNDRRIVIEVVNGVPKIVDHWEATTEPGRYYTYNPMNSKGAARIQFGQYKAWAVGTHGTAEPHEALVQVGDITVCRDFNKDFKRTGDKLDTGDNFYVNQHYGFDFPRNDIRLASAGCLVGRTREGHREFMAIVKQDRRYVANRKYTFYTTVIPGDDLLKTFPG; this is translated from the coding sequence ATGAAACTACAAGATTTCTTGGGAAAAGATGAGAAATGGTCATTTGATGCGATCGCTGAAGATGAAGAATTATCTCGTCAGATTCAGGTACTGTTAATCGGCTTAGTTTTGCTAGAACCTCCAGCAGATGGCAAATTTGGCCCTGTTTCTGTGATAGCTCTCAAAAAATTTCAAGAATTAACAAAGACTGAAGAGAGTGGCTTTTTAGGAGCAGTCACAGCCAAGAAACTAATTGAAACCAAAATAGACGATCTTCCTAAACCCCCTTTAAAACTAGGCAATGACATCGCTAGTAAGATTGTGAAATATATGACAGCCAAAGGTTATCAGGTATTTACCAATCCCAAAGAATACAACATTGTTTATGTAGAGGGTATCAATGCAGACTGGACTCTCAACAGTGATACACCCAATGAATTTAACGATCGCCGGATTGTGATTGAAGTAGTAAATGGTGTTCCCAAAATCGTAGACCACTGGGAAGCAACTACAGAACCAGGAAGGTACTACACTTATAATCCGATGAATTCCAAAGGAGCCGCTAGGATTCAGTTTGGACAATACAAAGCTTGGGCTGTTGGCACTCATGGCACAGCCGAACCTCATGAAGCGTTAGTGCAAGTTGGAGATATAACTGTTTGTAGAGATTTCAACAAAGATTTTAAACGGACTGGCGATAAACTTGATACAGGTGATAATTTTTATGTTAATCAACACTACGGCTTTGATTTTCCCCGGAATGATATTCGCCTTGCTAGTGCAGGTTGTTTAGTGGGACGCACTCGTGAGGGACATAGAGAGTTTATGGCGATTGTTAAACAAGACCGCCGTTATGTCGCTAATCGTAAATATACTTTTTACACTACCGTGATTCCTGGCGATGATTTACTGAAAACGTTTCCAGGATAA
- a CDS encoding COR domain-containing protein codes for MTNKELLQIIEQAARDKVTRLDLSRKGLTTLPPEIVQLTNLQRLDLGTNQLSSLPPEIVQLTNLQRLYLDNNQLSSLPPEIVQLTNLQSLDLFKNQLSSLPPEIVQLTKLQSLDLHNNQLSNLPPEIVQLTNLQSLDLHNNKLSSLPPEIVQLTTLKSLNLSDNKLSSLPPEIVQLTNLQSLDLDNNQLSSLPPEIGQLTNLQSLDLRNNQLSSLPQELGQLTNLQSLNLFNNQLSSLPPEIVQLNNLPSLDLRNNQLRSLPPEILQLTNLRSLYLSNNQLSSLPPEILQLTNLRSLYLENNQLSSLPSEIRQLPNLKNLDIRRNPVPIPPEILGPKDLNQEPGDVNEILDFYFRVQDPNETEPFYEAKFLIIGEGGAGKTSLAKKIADENYKLQPNEESTEGIEVIQWHFTLPNGKDFRVNIWDFGGQEIYHQTHQFFLSKRSLYALVADTRKENTDFYWWLKVVELLSDKSPVFIIKNEKQDRDCQVNERQMRGEFSNLEKILATNLDTNRGLAEIKDAIQLYISNLEHVGTPLPKLWIRVRAALENDSRNYISFEEYRTLCRDNNLTDRKDMLRLSNYLHDLGVCLHFQDNSALKHYVILKPEWGTSAVYNVLDNDNVKKKLGCFTKDDLEDIWKSGEYADMRDELLQLMMQFKLCYEIPGNRDTYVAPQLLSIEKADYTWDDRNNLILRYTYTFMPKGMLTRFIVETHPWIEQQKLVWKSGVVLNKDQTRAEVIENYDQREIKIRVAGNRKKELMAVVTYELEKIHNSYERLEYQTLVPCNCETCKNLPIPYSYSLEKLNKRLNASHYQIECENSYEMVDVRKLIDDVIFQPATADREINTQVAQLQSELERKRDESLTHRLRYGEQEEKPIMNSQSAMKFEKEIFISYAWGGESKEFADQLEDNLKAKGIKIIRDQTDLGYKGLIKAFMERIGRGNCVIAVISDKYLKSPNCMFELVQIAKNGDFYNRIFPIVLADAQIYKPVARLKYIKHWEDEIKELDEAMKGVSAANLQGFREDIDQYTEIRNTIAELTNLLKDMNTLTPDIHSKSDFESLLNAIAQRLDE; via the coding sequence ATGACTAACAAAGAACTGCTGCAAATTATTGAACAAGCTGCCAGAGATAAGGTGACAAGATTAGACCTTTCTCGCAAAGGCTTAACAACTCTGCCACCAGAAATTGTTCAACTCACCAACCTGCAAAGACTCGACCTCGGCACTAATCAACTGAGCAGTCTACCACCGGAAATTGTTCAACTCACCAACCTGCAAAGGCTCTACCTCGACAACAATCAACTGAGCAGTCTGCCACCGGAAATTGTCCAACTCACCAACCTGCAATCCCTCGACCTCTTCAAAAATCAACTGAGCAGCCTGCCACCAGAAATTGTCCAACTCACCAAACTGCAATCCCTCGACCTCCACAATAATCAACTGAGTAATCTGCCACCGGAAATTGTCCAACTTACCAACCTGCAATCCCTCGACCTCCACAACAATAAACTGAGCAGTCTGCCACCAGAAATTGTCCAACTTACTACCTTAAAATCGCTCAATCTTAGTGACAATAAACTGAGTAGTCTGCCACCAGAAATTGTCCAACTTACCAACCTGCAATCCCTCGACCTCGACAACAATCAACTGAGCAGTCTGCCACCGGAAATTGGTCAACTTACCAACCTGCAATCCCTCGACCTCCGCAACAATCAACTGAGCAGTCTGCCGCAGGAATTGGGACAACTCACGAACCTACAATCACTCAACCTCTTCAACAATCAACTGAGCAGTCTGCCACCAGAAATTGTCCAACTCAATAACCTGCCATCGCTCGACCTCCGCAACAATCAACTCAGAAGTCTGCCACCGGAAATTCTCCAACTCACCAACCTCCGATCGCTCTACCTCAGCAATAATCAACTGAGCAGTCTGCCACCGGAAATTCTCCAACTCACCAACCTCCGATCGCTCTACCTCGAAAACAATCAACTGAGCAGTCTGCCATCGGAAATCAGACAACTACCAAACCTGAAAAATTTGGATATTCGTAGAAATCCAGTCCCCATTCCACCAGAGATTTTGGGGCCGAAGGATTTAAACCAAGAGCCGGGTGATGTGAATGAAATTCTCGATTTCTATTTTCGGGTGCAAGATCCAAACGAAACAGAACCCTTCTATGAAGCAAAATTCTTAATTATTGGCGAAGGAGGAGCCGGTAAAACCTCTTTAGCCAAAAAAATCGCAGATGAAAACTATAAACTCCAGCCAAATGAGGAATCAACCGAAGGTATTGAAGTGATCCAGTGGCACTTTACACTGCCCAATGGCAAAGATTTTCGCGTCAACATCTGGGATTTTGGCGGTCAGGAAATCTACCACCAAACCCATCAGTTTTTCCTCAGCAAGCGCTCTCTCTATGCTTTAGTTGCTGACACTCGCAAAGAAAACACTGATTTTTACTGGTGGCTGAAGGTTGTCGAACTTTTGAGCGACAAAAGCCCAGTTTTTATTATCAAAAACGAAAAACAAGATCGTGATTGCCAAGTCAATGAGCGCCAGATGCGAGGAGAATTCAGCAACCTAGAAAAAATACTGGCAACCAACTTAGATACTAATCGCGGTCTAGCAGAGATTAAAGACGCAATTCAGCTTTACATCAGCAATCTTGAACATGTTGGTACACCTTTACCAAAACTCTGGATAAGGGTCAGAGCAGCGCTAGAGAACGATTCCCGAAACTACATCAGCTTTGAAGAATACCGTACCCTTTGCCGAGACAATAATTTAACTGACCGTAAAGATATGCTGCGCTTAAGCAACTATCTCCATGACCTCGGCGTTTGCCTGCATTTTCAAGACAATTCTGCACTTAAACACTACGTCATCCTCAAACCCGAATGGGGAACATCTGCCGTTTACAATGTTTTGGACAATGACAATGTTAAGAAAAAGTTGGGTTGTTTTACCAAGGACGACCTCGAAGATATTTGGAAAAGTGGCGAATATGCAGATATGCGAGATGAACTCCTGCAATTAATGATGCAGTTCAAGCTTTGCTACGAAATTCCCGGTAATCGTGACACCTATGTTGCACCTCAATTGCTCTCCATTGAAAAAGCTGATTATACCTGGGACGATCGCAATAACCTCATCTTGCGCTACACCTATACATTCATGCCGAAAGGTATGCTCACCCGTTTTATTGTCGAGACGCACCCTTGGATTGAACAGCAAAAACTCGTTTGGAAAAGCGGTGTTGTTCTCAACAAAGACCAAACTCGTGCAGAAGTCATTGAAAATTACGATCAACGGGAAATTAAAATCCGTGTAGCCGGAAACCGCAAAAAAGAACTAATGGCAGTTGTTACCTATGAACTCGAAAAAATCCACAACTCTTACGAACGTTTGGAATATCAAACCCTAGTTCCTTGTAACTGTGAGACTTGCAAAAATCTGCCTATACCTTATTCTTATTCTCTGGAAAAACTCAATAAACGTTTAAACGCTAGTCATTATCAAATTGAATGCGAAAACAGCTATGAAATGGTAGATGTCCGCAAGTTAATTGATGATGTCATATTTCAACCCGCGACAGCAGATAGGGAAATCAACACCCAAGTTGCACAGTTGCAAAGCGAACTGGAGCGAAAGCGAGATGAATCATTGACACATCGGTTACGATATGGCGAACAAGAAGAAAAACCCATCATGAATAGTCAATCTGCAATGAAATTCGAGAAGGAAATTTTCATCTCTTATGCTTGGGGTGGAGAAAGTAAGGAATTTGCTGATCAACTAGAGGACAATTTAAAGGCTAAAGGAATCAAAATCATCCGCGATCAAACTGATTTGGGCTATAAAGGACTAATTAAAGCCTTCATGGAACGGATTGGACGCGGTAATTGTGTGATCGCAGTTATTAGCGACAAGTATTTAAAATCTCCCAATTGTATGTTTGAGCTAGTGCAAATTGCTAAAAATGGAGATTTTTATAATCGGATTTTCCCGATTGTGTTAGCGGATGCCCAAATTTATAAACCTGTTGCCAGACTTAAATATATTAAGCATTGGGAAGACGAAATTAAAGAGTTAGATGAAGCTATGAAAGGGGTTTCCGCAGCTAACTTGCAGGGATTTCGAGAAGATATTGACCAATACACCGAGATTCGCAACACGATCGCAGAACTGACTAACCTGCTAAAAGATATGAACACGCTTACCCCTGATATTCACAGCAAATCAGACTTTGAGTCATTGCTGAATGCGATCGCACAGCGTTTAGATGAGTAA
- a CDS encoding retroviral-like aspartic protease: protein MLNSQRFPFVESRDVFGDIDAVPILPMTLSYKNSVVNVSGLLDTGASINVLPYSIGIQLGVVWEELTTSVQLAGNLAPVEAKGLVVSAQIASFEPVRLVFAWSLTDNVPLLLGRMNFFLEFDVCFYRSQMAFELSSKS, encoded by the coding sequence ATGCTTAATTCACAAAGATTTCCCTTCGTTGAAAGTCGTGATGTGTTCGGGGATATCGATGCAGTCCCAATATTACCTATGACGTTAAGCTACAAAAATTCTGTCGTTAACGTTTCAGGTTTATTGGATACTGGAGCTAGTATTAATGTTTTACCTTACAGTATAGGTATTCAGTTAGGGGTAGTTTGGGAAGAACTAACAACCTCAGTGCAACTGGCTGGAAACCTAGCACCAGTTGAGGCAAAAGGGTTAGTTGTATCTGCTCAAATAGCCAGTTTTGAACCAGTGCGATTGGTGTTTGCTTGGAGTCTCACGGATAATGTGCCGTTACTTTTAGGACGCATGAATTTTTTCTTGGAATTTGATGTCTGCTTTTATCGTTCGCAGATGGCGTTTGAACTGTCTTCTAAGTCGTAG
- a CDS encoding NAD+ synthase: protein MKIAIAQINPTIGDLLLNAQKILEAAQRAASSGARLLLTPELSLCGYPPRDLLLNPSFVEAMGITLQNLAQDLPPNLAVLVGTVEPNPNAYISGGKTLFNSMALLENGKVQQVFHKRLLPTYDVFDERRYFEPGLQANYFTLDNIDIGVTICEDLWNDEEFWGKRSYAVNPIADLAILGVDLIVNLSASPYTVGKQQFRETMLSHSAVRFQQPIIYANQVGGNDDLIFDGCSFALNRQGEIMSRARGFDTDLMVIEFDEVQSDLLLGSVAPVYESEDEEIWQALVLGVRDYARKCRFSKVVLGLSGGIDSAIVAAIATTALGKENVLGVLMPSPYSSEHSISDALALAENLGIKTNLLPIGELMQGFDQTLGDLFAGTEFGLAEENIQSRIRGNLLMAIANKFGYLLLSTGNKSEMAVGYCTLYGDMNGGLAVIADVPKTRVYSLCHWLNRNNEIIPQNVLTKAPSAELKPGQVDQDSLPPYEILDDILQRLVHNHQSAVQIVAAGHDAVIVDRVIQMVARAEFKRRQAPPGLKITDRAFGTGWRMPIASNWVGVKKAYQAKTTATPNLSLL from the coding sequence ATGAAAATTGCGATCGCTCAAATTAATCCTACTATTGGTGATTTGCTTTTAAATGCCCAAAAAATCCTAGAGGCGGCACAACGCGCAGCATCTAGCGGTGCGCGTTTGTTGTTGACACCAGAACTTTCTTTATGTGGCTATCCACCACGAGATTTATTACTAAATCCTAGTTTTGTGGAAGCGATGGGCATTACTTTACAAAACTTGGCTCAAGATTTACCACCAAATTTAGCTGTGTTGGTAGGAACTGTTGAACCGAACCCCAATGCATATATTAGTGGCGGTAAAACCTTATTTAACAGCATGGCTTTGTTAGAGAATGGCAAAGTACAGCAAGTTTTTCACAAGCGACTTTTGCCTACTTATGATGTATTTGATGAACGTCGCTATTTTGAACCAGGTTTACAAGCTAATTATTTCACATTAGATAATATCGATATTGGCGTAACTATTTGCGAAGATTTATGGAACGATGAGGAATTTTGGGGCAAACGGAGTTATGCAGTAAATCCAATTGCTGACTTAGCAATTTTGGGTGTAGATTTGATTGTCAATTTGTCTGCTTCACCCTACACTGTCGGCAAGCAACAGTTTCGAGAAACAATGCTCAGTCATAGTGCAGTGCGTTTTCAACAACCGATTATTTATGCTAACCAGGTTGGTGGAAATGACGATCTAATTTTTGATGGGTGTAGTTTTGCCTTGAATCGTCAAGGTGAAATTATGTCTCGCGCCCGTGGCTTTGATACCGATTTAATGGTAATTGAATTTGATGAGGTACAAAGCGATTTACTATTGGGTTCTGTAGCACCTGTCTATGAATCAGAAGATGAAGAAATTTGGCAAGCTTTGGTTTTAGGAGTGCGAGATTATGCTCGGAAGTGTCGCTTTTCTAAAGTAGTCTTGGGTTTAAGTGGCGGAATTGACTCGGCAATAGTAGCTGCGATCGCAACTACCGCACTTGGTAAAGAAAATGTCCTCGGTGTTCTCATGCCTTCCCCTTACAGTTCGGAGCATTCCATCAGTGATGCTTTGGCATTAGCCGAAAATTTGGGGATTAAGACTAATCTTTTACCAATTGGCGAGTTAATGCAAGGCTTCGATCAAACTTTGGGTGATTTGTTTGCGGGTACTGAGTTTGGATTGGCTGAAGAGAATATCCAATCGCGGATTCGCGGTAATTTATTAATGGCGATCGCTAATAAATTTGGCTATCTGCTTTTATCTACCGGTAACAAGTCAGAAATGGCTGTGGGTTACTGTACTCTTTACGGCGATATGAATGGCGGGTTAGCGGTAATTGCAGATGTTCCTAAAACTCGTGTGTATTCACTTTGTCATTGGTTAAATCGCAATAATGAAATCATCCCGCAAAACGTCTTGACTAAAGCACCCAGCGCTGAACTCAAACCAGGCCAAGTGGATCAAGACTCTCTACCGCCTTACGAAATTTTGGACGATATTTTACAACGCCTGGTTCACAACCACCAATCAGCAGTACAGATTGTTGCAGCCGGTCACGATGCGGTGATTGTAGACAGAGTAATTCAAATGGTGGCGCGGGCTGAATTTAAACGGCGACAAGCACCGCCGGGATTAAAAATCACCGATCGCGCCTTTGGAACTGGTTGGCGAATGCCCATCGCTAGTAACTGGGTTGGTGTCAAAAAGGCTTACCAGGCTAAAACTACAGCTACACCTAACCTTAGTTTGTTGTGA